The Equus asinus isolate D_3611 breed Donkey chromosome 15, EquAss-T2T_v2, whole genome shotgun sequence genome includes a window with the following:
- the NOL4L gene encoding nucleolar protein 4-like isoform X2, translated as MNDSTWMSADPHLASSLSPSQDERMRSPQNLHSQEDDDSSSESGSGNGSSTLNPSTSSSTQGDPAFPEMNGNGAVAPMDFTATSEDQPINLCDKLPPGTALGTPSYPSDSCGTDGLRSRVKYGVKTTPESPPYSSGSYDSIKTEVSGCPEDLTVGRAPTADDDDDDHDDHEDNDKMNDSEGMDPERLKAFNMFVRLFVDENLDRMVPISKQPKEKIQAIIESCSRQFPEFQERARKRIRTYLKSCRRMKKNGMEMTRPTPPHLTSAMAENILAAACESETRKAAKRMRLEIYQSSQDEPVALDKQHSRDSAAITHSTYSLPASSYSQDPVYVNGGLNYSYRGYGALGSNLQPPASLQTGNHSNGPTDLSMKGGASSASTTPTPTPSSNSTSRTMPTAQLSPTEISAVRQLIAGYRESAAFLLRSADELENLILQQN; from the exons ACGACTCCTCCTCCGAGAGTGGCAGTGGCAATGGCTCCTCCACCCTGAACCCGTCCACGTCGAGCAGCACGCAGGGTGACCCTGCCTTCCCTGAGATGAATGGCAACGGCGCTGTGGCCCCCATGGACTTCACCGCCACCTCCGAGGATCAGCCCATTAACCTGTGCGACAAGCTCCCGCCGGGCACAGCACTTGGCACGCCTTCCTACCCCTCGGACAGCTGCGGCACGGACGGACTGCGGAGCCGCGTCAAGTACGGGGTGAAGACCACCCCTGAG TCCCCCCCCTATAGCTCTGGGAGCTACGATTCCATCAAAACTGAGGTCAGTGGCTGCCCTGAGGACCTGACGGTGGGCCGGGCCCCCACAGCAGATGATGACGACGATGACCACGACGACCATGAGGACAATGACAAGATGAATGACTCTGAGGGCATGGACCCTGAGCGCCTCAAGGCCTTCAAC ATGTTTGTGCGGCTCTTTGTGGATGAGAATCTGGACCGCATGGTGCCCATCTCCAAGCAGCCCAAGGAGAAGATCCAGGCCATCATTGAGTCCTGCAGCCGGCAGTTCCCCGAGTTCCAGGAGCGGGCCCGCAAGCGCATTCGCACGTACCTCAAGTCCTGCCGTCGCATGAAGAAGAACGGCATGGAGATG ACCAGACCCACACCTCCCCACCTGACCTCGGCCATGGCAGAAAACATCCTGGCAGCTGCCTGTGAGAGCGAGACAAGAAAAGCAGCCAAAAGGATGCGCCTGGAGATCTACCAGTCCTCGCAG gACGAGCCCGTAGCCCTGGACAAGCAGCATTCCCGCGACTCCGCAGCCATCACCCACTCCACCTACTCACTGCCAGCCTCCTCCTACTCCCAGGACCCCGTGTACGTCAATGGCGGCCTCAACTACAGTTACCGCGGGTACGGGGCCTTGGGCAGCAACCTgcagccccctgcctccctccagacAGGAAATCACAGTAACG GGCCCACAGACCTCAGCATGAAAGGCGGGGCCTCCAGCGCCTCCACCACGCCCACGCCCACGCCCTCCAGCAACAGCACCAGCAGGACCATGCCCACCGCCCAGCTCAGCCCCACGGAGATCAGTGCTGTGCGGCAGCTCATCGCCGGCTACCGAGAGTCCGCCGCCTTCCTGCTGCGCTCTGCAGATGAACTGGAAAACCTCATCTTACAGCAGAACTGA